The DNA region AGCGGAAGGTATCGAAGATATTGATACATTGTTTCATAAACTCAAAACAAAATTTCCAACTTTACACAACCCTATTATGAGCTCAACAGGTGTCATCGGATACCGTTTGAATGTTGAAAAACTCTCAACTGCTTTTGATAAATTTGATTTTAATGCCAAAGATTCTCACTCAACAGCCTCCGCTATCATGACAACCGACAGCTTTAAAAAAGAGCTCTGTTTAAAAGTGATTTTAGAGGATGATAGTTTCTTTCATATCGCAGCGATCTGTAAAGGTGCAGGTATGATCAATCCAGCGATGGCAACCATGCTCTGCTTTATTATCACCGATGCCAACATCCCTAAAGCCGATATGGATGAACTCTTACTCCCTGCCATTGAAAATTCTTTCAATGCCGTCAGTGTCGATGGAGATACCTCAACCAATGACACCGTACTTCTTTTAAGTTCTAAAAAAAGCAATGCTTATCATAAAAATGCTTTCAATGAAGCATTGTGTCGCATTACCAAAGAGCTAAGCCTTATGCTGGTACGTGATGGCGAAGGTTCTTCCAAAGTAGTTGCATTTGAAGTGAGTAGTGCAAAAAATGTAGCTGAAGCAGAACGCGCTGCTAAAGCACTTAGTAATTCACTGCTTGTTAAAACAGCACTATTTGGGGAAGATCCAAACTGGGGACGTATCGCTTCGACTATTGGAGCCAGTGGTATTACATGTAATGAAGAAACCCTTGTGATTCATTATGACGATGTCTTAATTTACAGTAAAGATCAGCGTTCCCTAAATGCAGAAGCTGAAAAAAAAGCTGCGGCTGTCATGAAAAAAGAGTCATTTCGTATCCATTGTGAACTAGGAATTGGCGAAAGCTCTTTCACTGCATATGGCTGTGATTTAGGACATAAATATGTT from Sulfurospirillum diekertiae includes:
- the argJ gene encoding bifunctional glutamate N-acetyltransferase/amino-acid acetyltransferase ArgJ, producing MFTILPIINGLDNVAGFFCQGVSACFKPNGNNDVAFIRSDEPCDISSVFTTNVFQAAPIKHFLRYPKGFQTNFILMNAKNANAMTGAEGIEDIDTLFHKLKTKFPTLHNPIMSSTGVIGYRLNVEKLSTAFDKFDFNAKDSHSTASAIMTTDSFKKELCLKVILEDDSFFHIAAICKGAGMINPAMATMLCFIITDANIPKADMDELLLPAIENSFNAVSVDGDTSTNDTVLLLSSKKSNAYHKNAFNEALCRITKELSLMLVRDGEGSSKVVAFEVSSAKNVAEAERAAKALSNSLLVKTALFGEDPNWGRIASTIGASGITCNEETLVIHYDDVLIYSKDQRSLNAEAEKKAAAVMKKESFRIHCELGIGESSFTAYGCDLGHKYVEINADYRT